Below is a genomic region from Actinoallomurus bryophytorum.
GGCGCATGGACCCGCGCGCCGCCGCGGAGTACTTCCTGACCGGAGAGGTCTTCGACGCGCGGCGCGCCCAGGAGATCGGGCTGATCAACCGGGCCGTGCCCGCCGGCGAGCTGGACGCGGCGGTCGCCCACTACACCGGCATGCTCCTGCGCGGCGCGCCGGAGGCCCTGGCCATCGCCAAACGACTGCCGCGCACCGTCCCGGCGATGGACGTGGAGGAGGGCCTCGCGCGGATGGCGGAACTGTCCGCGGAGCGCTTCGGCTCGGACGAGGCACGCGAGGGCATCGCGGCCTTCCTGGAGAAACGCGACCCGCGGTGGATCCCCTGACCACTGCTAACGTGCGCCTGTGACCTTCCCCGACCCGCCGGCGGCCGACGACCATCAGGGCGCCGGGCCAGGACGCGCCACCCTGACCCCGGACGCTCCGGTGCTCGGCCGGCGGCTGCTCACGGCCGAGATCTGGGTGGTCTTCGCGCTGTCGCTGGGCGCCAGCGGCGTGTCGGCGCTGCTGCAGCTGATCGCCTCGCTCACCGCGTCCAAGTCGCTCTCCCGGCAGCAGGCGCTGCTCGTCGGCTCTCTCGCGCCCGGACGGCCCTGGATCGACCTGATGTACCAGCTGTTCAACATCGCGGTCGCCCTGGCGCCGGTGGCGCTCGTGGCGTACCTGCTGCTGCGGTCGGGCGAGTCGCTGGCCACACTGGGCGTCGACCGGCGCAGACCCACGCAGGACGCCGTACGCGGCGCGCTGCTGGCCGCGGTGATCGGCGGCGCCGGTCTGCTGCTCTACCTCGGCGCCTACCACGCCGGCGCCAACCTCACGGTCGTGCCCGCGAACCTGCCCGCCGTCTGGTGGCGCATCCCGGTGCTCCTGCTCGCCGCCGCGCAGAACGGCGTGCTGGAGGAGGTCCTCGTCGCCGGCTACCTCCTCCACCGGCTCTCCCAGCTCGGCTGGCGGCCGGGCCACGCCCTTACGGTCAGCGCCCTGCTGCGCGGCTCGTACCACCTCTACCAGGGCTTCGGCGGCTTCGCCGGCAACGTCGCCATGGGACTGATCTTCGGCCGTCTCTACCAGCGATGGGGACGCGCGACACCGCTGGTGATCGCGCACACGCTCATCGACGGGGTCACCTTCGTCGGCTACACGCTCCTGCACGGCCACGTGGCGTGGCTGCCCTGACGGCTAGGAGTTGGTCACATCTGCCGAAAAGGACACAGGGTGAACCGATAGCGTCTAAGGCATGAGACTCGGTGTCCTCGATGTGGGCTCCAATACCGTGCATCTGCTGGTGGTGGACGCACACCAGGGCGCGGCACCACTGCCGGCCTTCTCCCACAAGAACGAGCTGAGGCTGACCGCCCACCTCGAAGACGGCAATCGGCTGTCCGAACTGGGCGCGCGGCTCCTGCGCGACTTCGTCGACGACGCGTTGCGCATCGCCGAGGACAAGGGCGTCGAGGAGGTCGTCGCCTTCGCGACGTCGGCGATCCGCGACGCGGTCAACGGCGAGGAGATCCTCGCCGGCATCCGCGACCGCAGCCGCATCGACATCCCGGTGCTGTCGGGCGAGGACGAGGCCCGGCTGACCTTCCTGGCGGCGCGACGCTGGTTCGGCTGGTCGTCGGGGCGGCTGCTCGTCCTGGACATCGGCGGCGGCTCGCTGGAGATCGCCTCGGGCGCCGACGAGGAGCCGGACTCCGCCGTGTCACTGCCGCTCGGTGCGGGCCGTCTCACCCGCGACTGGTTCGGCACGGACCCGCCGCCGCCCGAGGAGGTGCGCCAGCTCCGCAAGCACGTCCGCACCACGATCGCCCGCGAGGTCGGCGGGGTGCTCCGGTACGGCGCGGCCGACCATGCCGTGGCCACCTCCAAGACCTTCCGGCAGCTGGCCCGCATCGCCGGCGCGGCGCCCTCGAACCAGGGCCCCCTCGTGAAGCGCGTGCTGTCCCACGCGGAGGTCGTCGAATGGGCCGGACGGCTCCCGGCGATGACCGCCGAGGAGCGCGCCGAGCTGCCGGGCGTGTCGGAGGGACGGGCGCCACAGCTTCCGGCCGGCG
It encodes:
- a CDS encoding CPBP family intramembrane glutamic endopeptidase, with translation MTFPDPPAADDHQGAGPGRATLTPDAPVLGRRLLTAEIWVVFALSLGASGVSALLQLIASLTASKSLSRQQALLVGSLAPGRPWIDLMYQLFNIAVALAPVALVAYLLLRSGESLATLGVDRRRPTQDAVRGALLAAVIGGAGLLLYLGAYHAGANLTVVPANLPAVWWRIPVLLLAAAQNGVLEEVLVAGYLLHRLSQLGWRPGHALTVSALLRGSYHLYQGFGGFAGNVAMGLIFGRLYQRWGRATPLVIAHTLIDGVTFVGYTLLHGHVAWLP
- a CDS encoding Ppx/GppA phosphatase family protein, whose product is MRLGVLDVGSNTVHLLVVDAHQGAAPLPAFSHKNELRLTAHLEDGNRLSELGARLLRDFVDDALRIAEDKGVEEVVAFATSAIRDAVNGEEILAGIRDRSRIDIPVLSGEDEARLTFLAARRWFGWSSGRLLVLDIGGGSLEIASGADEEPDSAVSLPLGAGRLTRDWFGTDPPPPEEVRQLRKHVRTTIAREVGGVLRYGAADHAVATSKTFRQLARIAGAAPSNQGPLVKRVLSHAEVVEWAGRLPAMTAEERAELPGVSEGRAPQLPAGAIVADAAMDLLGVAEAAVCPWALREGVILRRLDLLPQSP